The following is a genomic window from Haloarcula sp. DT43.
AAAGGAAACGACGCAAGTCAGGCAACACTCTATTCACACTCATCAAGGCTGGGACACTTCGTGCGGTGGTGTACTCAAAATGAGATTACAAACCTGAACGAACTTACCGGGAGAACACTGCATGAATATCGCATTTGGCGGCGACGAGATGGCGAACTTGCCCCTGTATCAGAGAAGACTCAGATGGATACGCTCAGAGTGTTCATCAGGTGGCTAGAGGCAATCGACGGTGTTCATCAAGATCTGAGTACGAAAGTCCAATCTCCATCGCTTGGAGTGAATGATAACGTCCGAGATGTAATGCTTGAGAAAGAGCGAGCTGATGACCTCATCCGATATCTCGAAACCTACAGGTATGCTTCGTTGACTCACGTGATCATGGCATTTCTATGGCACACAATGATGCGCATTGGCGGCGTTCGGGCGCTTGATTTAGAAGACTACAATCAGAGGGAGCAGTATATCGAAGTACTGCATCGGCCAGAAACCGGTACGCCAATTAAAAATAAAGAGTTCGGTGAACGGATGGTTGCCCTCTCTGGACCGATGTGTACACTCCTTGATGACTGGATTGCCAACCAGCGTCCCCAGACCACCGATGAGTACGATCGAAATCCCTTATTGTCGACAAGCCACGGCCGAATTTCGAAAACTAGTCTGCGTGGACAATGTTACCGTCATACTCGGCCATGTAAGTCTCAGAATGAATGCCCTCACGACCGTGACTTCGACACCTGCGAAGCTTTGAAATCTGATGGGGCGTCGTTGTGTCCATCAAGCGTCAGCCCACATGCTGTTCGGCGAGGGAGTATTACCCATTCATTGAACCAAGATGTTCCTATGGCTGTGATCAGTGACAGAGCTAACGTCTCTTCGAAGGTTCTCGAGAAGCACTATGACCGACGGACCAAGAAAGAAAAAATGGAAAAGAGACGCGAATTTGTCGACGACATGTGATTACTGAAGTCGGAGATTTGCTGAGTTACATACATCAATACAAATTTGACAAGATAATCCGACAAAACTAGTTTATTGATGTGTACCGAATGTAAATCTGAGATATACTGAAGCATGGGACGGATACTATCTGAAAAAGGTGGGCCATCTCCAAAACTAGCCGGTCCTTCTGAGGCAGACAGTATTCCAGAAAAATTTCTAATTGATGGAGAAATTCCAACTTGGGCTAAAGCGACTCACTGGTTCACCTCTTTCGTTGAATATCTTGAAAATGAGTCAGTGGTTGCTCACAAAGCACTGAACTTTGCACCGTTTACTCAACGATGGGCTGGTGCTGCTTGGAGTGAGTTGTATCGGGTTGATCAGAAAGCATGCCGATGGGCAGAGTCAACCGTACTGATTGAGTTCAGCGGATCGTATTGGCTTGATAAGGACTCGAAGGTATTCCTGCCACCCGTTACTTTTCTCACTGCGTTACAATCCTCTAAGTCTGCCCGTCAAAAAGCACTGAGTCGCACTTTGTCTGATTTACCCCGGTGGCAGTCAATTCGGGT
Proteins encoded in this region:
- a CDS encoding site-specific integrase, translating into MLEKERADDLIRYLETYRYASLTHVIMAFLWHTMMRIGGVRALDLEDYNQREQYIEVLHRPETGTPIKNKEFGERMVALSGPMCTLLDDWIANQRPQTTDEYDRNPLLSTSHGRISKTSLRGQCYRHTRPCKSQNECPHDRDFDTCEALKSDGASLCPSSVSPHAVRRGSITHSLNQDVPMAVISDRANVSSKVLEKHYDRRTKKEKMEKRREFVDDM